From the Bacteroidales bacterium genome, one window contains:
- a CDS encoding PAS domain S-box protein, translated as MDFKKNQTLQAARIQSEVQRWVLRNDLEMVQSIFAELGVNTDLKMSLFLDEKNTVLAATRREYIGRSLKVEYLGLDTINNGKIIAAMQMARQTMRGSSWFTSDRNELIACFPTSLPLQSGDLGVRRGGMILVCYDLRLEKTDSLHLIKNDFLIYFTSILIIMLVLSISMHFLITRRLERLKSAMTDFASGKAVIEYPSRLGDEISHLVKRFNEMATTIHKTMEEIQDLYNHAPCGYHSLDATGMFMRINDTELSWLGYTREEIVGKIKFQDLLTPKGLILFQREFPSFKERGWVHNLDFEMSRKNGTILPVVLNATAIKDANGNFVMSRSVMHDVTERNKAEEKIRNLNQELEQRVEQRTTQLVAANKELETFAYSVAHDLRTPLRGIDGFSQVLLEDYQNKFDKQGKAYLHRVRSAAQRMAQLIDDLLNLSRISRSEMNIRDVHLSEMAHEIADNLHEAQPKRQAVFVIQEGIKVMGDGRLLRIVLENLIGNAWKFTSKHSTARIEFGMQQQIDSVRYFIRDDGAGFDMKYSQKLFGAFQRLHTTNEFPGSGIGLATVQRIIHRHGGKVWAEGEVENLSADKAGWATFYFTIP; from the coding sequence ATGGACTTCAAGAAAAATCAAACGTTGCAGGCTGCCAGGATTCAGTCCGAAGTTCAACGCTGGGTGCTGCGTAACGACTTGGAAATGGTGCAATCTATCTTTGCCGAGCTTGGTGTAAACACTGATTTAAAGATGTCCCTGTTTCTCGACGAAAAGAATACAGTGCTGGCTGCCACGCGCCGTGAATATATCGGACGATCGTTAAAAGTTGAATATCTCGGGTTGGACACTATAAATAATGGGAAGATAATTGCAGCCATGCAAATGGCAAGGCAGACTATGAGAGGTAGCTCCTGGTTCACAAGTGATAGAAATGAACTGATTGCTTGTTTTCCGACCTCATTGCCCCTGCAATCAGGAGATCTTGGAGTACGCCGTGGGGGCATGATTCTGGTATGTTACGACCTTCGTCTGGAAAAAACTGACAGCCTTCATCTTATAAAAAATGATTTTCTTATCTATTTTACCAGCATCCTTATCATCATGTTGGTACTGAGCATCAGTATGCATTTTCTGATTACTCGCCGACTGGAACGGTTAAAATCTGCCATGACAGATTTTGCTAGTGGAAAAGCTGTTATTGAGTATCCCTCAAGGCTTGGCGATGAAATTTCCCATCTGGTTAAGCGGTTTAATGAAATGGCAACCACCATCCACAAAACGATGGAAGAAATACAAGATCTATATAACCATGCTCCATGTGGCTACCACTCTCTGGATGCTACAGGCATGTTTATGAGGATCAACGACACTGAATTGTCATGGCTTGGTTATACACGGGAAGAAATTGTGGGGAAAATAAAATTCCAAGACCTACTGACCCCAAAAGGTCTAATTCTCTTTCAGCGTGAATTTCCTAGCTTTAAGGAACGTGGTTGGGTACACAACCTTGATTTTGAGATGTCGCGAAAAAATGGCACTATTTTGCCCGTGGTACTAAACGCCACAGCTATTAAAGATGCAAACGGCAATTTTGTGATGAGCCGTTCAGTCATGCACGATGTTACTGAACGCAATAAGGCAGAAGAAAAAATCAGAAATCTAAACCAGGAACTCGAACAACGTGTCGAACAACGCACAACACAACTTGTAGCAGCAAACAAAGAACTTGAAACTTTTGCCTACTCTGTTGCACACGACCTGCGTACACCATTAAGGGGCATTGATGGATTTAGCCAAGTACTCCTTGAAGACTATCAAAATAAATTTGACAAGCAGGGGAAGGCCTATTTACATCGGGTTCGTTCTGCAGCACAACGTATGGCTCAACTCATTGATGATCTATTAAACCTCTCACGTATTAGTCGCAGTGAAATGAATATCCGGGATGTACACCTAAGCGAAATGGCGCATGAAATTGCTGATAACCTTCACGAAGCTCAACCAAAACGTCAAGCAGTGTTTGTAATTCAGGAAGGAATTAAAGTTATGGGAGACGGACGGCTATTACGCATCGTTTTGGAAAACTTAATTGGAAATGCATGGAAATTTACTTCTAAACATTCGACAGCACGTATCGAGTTTGGAATGCAGCAACAAATTGATAGTGTAAGATATTTCATTCGTGACGATGGTGCGGGTTTCGATATGAAATACTCACAAAAACTTTTTGGGGCATTCCAACGCCTGCATACCACCAACGAATTCCCTGGATCGGGCATTGGGCTGGCAACAGTACAACGAATCATTCATCGGCATGGTGGTAAAGTATGGGCAGAAGGGGAAGTTGAAAACCTGTCTGCCGATAAGGCAGGATGGGCTACATTCTATTTCACAATACCATAA
- a CDS encoding response regulator, producing MANKTILLVEDNLDDVDLTLRALKKNNIKNEVTVVHDGAEALDFLFGTGKYSGRDLTIMPTVILLDLKLPRVDGLEVLRQLRANELTKLLPVVILTSSKEEQDIVNGYRFGVNSYVRKPVDFNQFAEAVSHLGLYWLLINEGPPINKGEL from the coding sequence ATGGCAAACAAAACTATTCTATTGGTGGAAGATAATCTCGACGATGTCGACTTAACGCTTCGTGCATTAAAAAAGAACAATATTAAAAACGAGGTTACTGTGGTACACGACGGTGCAGAAGCGTTGGATTTTCTTTTTGGTACCGGAAAATATTCTGGTCGCGATCTTACGATTATGCCAACAGTAATCTTGCTCGATCTCAAACTTCCTAGAGTTGATGGGCTAGAAGTGCTGCGTCAGCTCCGTGCAAACGAGCTCACCAAACTTCTTCCTGTGGTTATCCTAACCTCATCCAAAGAGGAACAGGATATTGTGAACGGGTACCGTTTTGGGGTGAATAGTTATGTTCGAAAGCCAGTAGACTTCAATCAATTTGCAGAGGCAGTCAGCCATCTTGGCCTGTACTGGTTACTGATTAACGAAGGACCGCCAATTAATAAAGGAGAATTATAA
- a CDS encoding PAS domain S-box protein produces MKPLLRILVVEDSEDDALLVLRQIKKGGYNVEHERVETAEKMKETLKDKTWDIILSDYYLPHFNGLEALKLSNESGIDIPFIIISGAIGEETAVEAMKAGAHDYIMKNNIYRLVPAIERELREAKNRAERKLLEWKQIQAEALRVSEEKYRYMFDNISDGIFLLEVTEDYHFRNLEMNTSFLALTGLNRDFMLGKLIEETVPEETANIVNAKYRHCVEAGHPIEEEVELDLLTGKRIFLSTLIPVRNHTGCVYRIVGITRDITKRKQIEAALRESEEKHRILFRDSPDAYLILIDGIFVDCNQATEVMMRGNRTQIIGLPPEKLSPELQPDGKKSSEAAKEKIRKALQTGTNTFEWMHRRLDGIDFLVEVSIASLMLEGKPALFITWRDITRRKQAEEALLESEERYRQLVEMSPDAIAIHQQGQIVYINAAGAKQFGAQKPQEMIGKPILDLIHPDYRDAVIQRVEKTLKGKSAPYTVEKFIKLDGTIFDVEVTAIPSVYRAKPATQVVVRDITKRKQAEDALRESQLFLSEVIENSGALIYVKDRNGYYELVNRKWEEVTGIKREFTVGKTDEELFHGTVGKEFRKTDTRVMESGKVIESEEILEDATGKRFFLSVKIPLWNKNNEIKGTIGISTEITERKRIEDEIKLKNEQLIKLNTEKDKFFSIIAHDLRGPFNNFLGLTEIMAENTPNFTIDKIQWIAESMRNSAANLFRLLENLLQWARIQQGLIPFNPELMSLLPIVNESLLVMQEPSKNKGIEISCDIPEDLKIFADNFTFQSIIRNLVSNAVKFTPRGGKISLSAKTTGNKSVEIAIKDSGIGMNSAMVNNLFRLDVRTNRPGTEGEPSTGLGLLLCKEFIEKHGGKIWVESQEGNLSAGKAGGTTFYFTIP; encoded by the coding sequence ATGAAACCACTACTGCGGATATTAGTTGTTGAGGATTCGGAAGATGATGCCCTTTTGGTACTGCGTCAAATTAAAAAAGGGGGTTACAACGTTGAACATGAACGTGTCGAAACTGCCGAAAAAATGAAGGAAACACTCAAAGATAAAACGTGGGACATCATTCTTTCCGATTACTATTTACCACATTTCAACGGATTAGAGGCATTAAAACTCTCCAACGAATCAGGAATTGACATACCGTTCATAATTATTTCCGGCGCTATTGGTGAAGAAACCGCAGTGGAAGCCATGAAAGCTGGAGCTCATGATTATATTATGAAAAATAATATATACCGCTTGGTTCCGGCGATTGAACGCGAATTGCGTGAAGCGAAAAACAGGGCTGAGCGAAAATTGTTAGAATGGAAACAGATACAAGCAGAAGCTCTAAGGGTAAGCGAGGAGAAGTACCGCTACATGTTCGACAATATTTCTGATGGTATTTTCCTGCTCGAGGTTACCGAAGACTACCATTTTCGTAATCTGGAAATGAATACTTCTTTTCTGGCATTAACAGGTCTCAATCGCGACTTTATGCTTGGAAAGCTTATTGAAGAAACGGTTCCAGAAGAAACCGCCAATATAGTAAATGCTAAATATCGGCACTGCGTTGAAGCAGGGCACCCAATTGAAGAGGAAGTAGAATTAGATCTACTCACTGGAAAGCGCATTTTTCTATCTACACTTATTCCCGTACGTAACCATACTGGATGCGTATATCGAATTGTTGGGATTACCCGCGACATCACCAAACGTAAGCAGATTGAGGCAGCACTACGAGAGAGTGAAGAAAAACACCGTATCTTGTTTAGGGATTCACCAGATGCATATTTGATTCTCATAGATGGTATCTTTGTGGATTGTAACCAAGCAACCGAAGTGATGATGCGAGGCAATCGAACACAAATTATAGGACTACCACCAGAGAAACTTTCCCCTGAACTTCAACCTGATGGAAAAAAATCATCGGAGGCAGCAAAGGAAAAGATCAGAAAAGCTCTCCAAACTGGCACTAACACATTTGAATGGATGCATCGCCGGTTAGATGGAATCGATTTTTTGGTTGAAGTATCCATAGCATCCTTGATGTTGGAAGGGAAACCTGCCTTGTTTATTACATGGCGGGATATTACCAGACGTAAGCAAGCAGAAGAAGCACTACTAGAAAGTGAGGAACGCTATCGGCAATTGGTCGAAATGTCGCCAGATGCAATTGCTATTCACCAGCAAGGCCAAATTGTTTATATCAACGCCGCGGGTGCAAAACAATTCGGCGCACAAAAGCCACAAGAAATGATTGGGAAACCAATCCTTGACCTTATTCATCCAGATTATAGAGATGCTGTCATTCAACGTGTTGAAAAAACATTGAAAGGTAAGAGTGCCCCATACACCGTAGAAAAATTCATTAAACTCGATGGGACAATCTTCGATGTTGAAGTAACGGCTATACCCTCGGTCTATCGGGCCAAACCTGCTACTCAGGTCGTTGTACGAGATATCACCAAGAGAAAGCAAGCTGAAGATGCATTGCGGGAAAGTCAACTATTTCTTTCTGAAGTGATTGAAAACAGTGGTGCACTTATTTATGTAAAAGACCGCAATGGTTATTACGAACTTGTTAACAGGAAGTGGGAAGAAGTTACCGGCATAAAACGAGAATTTACTGTCGGAAAAACCGATGAGGAATTGTTTCATGGAACTGTTGGCAAAGAGTTTCGCAAAACGGATACCAGAGTAATGGAATCGGGTAAAGTTATTGAATCAGAGGAAATACTTGAGGATGCAACGGGAAAGAGATTTTTCCTTTCTGTAAAAATTCCTCTATGGAACAAAAATAATGAAATTAAAGGAACAATAGGTATATCAACGGAAATCACCGAACGCAAGCGGATAGAGGATGAAATAAAACTTAAAAACGAGCAACTTATAAAACTCAACACCGAAAAGGATAAATTTTTCTCCATCATCGCTCACGACCTACGCGGTCCTTTCAATAACTTTTTGGGGCTAACAGAAATAATGGCCGAAAATACACCAAACTTTACAATAGACAAAATACAATGGATTGCAGAAAGTATGAGAAATTCAGCCGCTAATCTTTTTCGTCTTCTCGAAAATCTGCTTCAGTGGGCAAGAATTCAACAAGGACTAATTCCTTTTAACCCTGAGTTAATGTCTTTGCTCCCGATCGTAAATGAAAGTTTATTAGTAATGCAAGAACCTTCAAAAAATAAGGGAATTGAAATATCCTGTGATATTCCAGAGGACTTAAAAATTTTTGCTGATAATTTCACATTTCAATCTATAATTCGGAACCTCGTTTCAAACGCTGTTAAATTTACCCCAAGAGGAGGAAAAATAAGCCTTTCGGCTAAAACTACTGGGAATAAAAGCGTTGAAATTGCCATTAAGGACTCTGGCATAGGGATGAATAGTGCAATGGTTAATAATCTATTCCGTCTCGATGTTCGAACAAATAGACCAGGTACAGAAGGAGAACCCAGCACAGGGCTTGGTTTGCTACTGTGCAAAGAATTTATCGAAAAGCATGGTGGAAAAATTTGGGTGGAAAGCCAAGAGGGGAACCTGTCTGCCGGCAAGGCAGGAGGAACAACATTCTATTTCACAATTCCGTAA